TTGCAGAAGTGGGCATCGTCCCCGGCATCGAGCTCGAGGTGCGCCAGCTCGACCCGTCCGGCGCGTTGCTGCTGTGGGTAAACGGGCACAGCATCGCGGCAGGGCCCAGCGTGGTGCGCCACATCCTCGTGAACCACACGGAGGTGACGCCGTGAACGCGCCACTCCCCTCGTCGGCCCTCCATCGACCGCTTGGAACCCTCGAAAAGGGCGCCAAGGGAACCGTCGTGGCCCTGGTCGACATTGCCGACAGCGCGCTTGCGCCCGGCGAGCTGCCAGAGCGGCTGCTCGAGATGGGGTTTGTGGAAGGCACGCCGGTCGAGATCCTG
The nucleotide sequence above comes from Pseudomonadota bacterium. Encoded proteins:
- a CDS encoding ferrous iron transport protein A, producing the protein MNAPLPSSALHRPLGTLEKGAKGTVVALVDIADSALAPGELPERLLEMGFVEGTPVEILHEGPVGRDPVGIRLFDCVIALRRQEANAIIVDS